A window of Komagataeibacter medellinensis NBRC 3288 contains these coding sequences:
- the tnpB gene encoding IS66 family insertion sequence element accessory protein TnpB (TnpB, as the term is used for proteins encoded by IS66 family insertion elements, is considered an accessory protein, since TnpC, encoded by a neighboring gene, is a DDE family transposase.), with the protein MIGVGNGVRVYLACGVTDMRKGISGLAALAQDVLRQNPTSGALFAFRGRRGDRIKLLMWDGQGFCLYYKVLEKGRFPWPSPAEGVARLTTAQMAMLWEGMEWRRPSWSAPPSRVA; encoded by the coding sequence ATGATTGGCGTGGGCAACGGCGTGCGTGTCTATCTGGCCTGCGGGGTGACCGATATGCGCAAGGGCATATCGGGTCTGGCAGCACTGGCACAGGACGTGCTGCGTCAGAACCCGACATCAGGGGCGCTCTTTGCCTTTCGTGGTCGCCGTGGGGACAGGATCAAGCTTCTGATGTGGGACGGTCAGGGGTTCTGTCTTTATTACAAGGTGCTTGAGAAGGGACGTTTTCCATGGCCGTCTCCGGCAGAGGGCGTTGCACGCCTGACGACAGCACAGATGGCCATGCTGTGGGAAGGCATGGAGTGGAGACGCCCTTCCTGGTCTGCACCACCGTCTCGCGTGGCCTGA
- the tnpC gene encoding IS66 family transposase, with protein MTSAPAVLPDDPDTLREMIVSLQTEVARLSASARAYEALVQSLKIRIARLQKQKFGASSEKIDREIEQLELLLEDVKIAIAAADPSPDIREHDVSDDALSPPRQRGKPKVSDTTPRERIVLDPGEACPACGGPLRLVGEDVTEILDFIAAKLKVVETARLKKSCRHCETLVQPEAPSRPVPRGMAGTGLLAHILVSKFDDHIPLYRQNEIFARQGVDIPRSTLIDWCGQAVAVLRPLTDLIRQDVVKADLLHADDTPIQVLDPRLRQAGKPRGVKEGRIWSYLRDPRPWGGSDPPAVAYWFSPDRKGINPQTHLAQFRGILQADAYAGFRDLYKPDATGTVHVREAACWAHLRRAFHDVWKGSDSTIAREALEQIGELYDIERQITGHPAPYRLAVRQEQSRPRVTAFHAWCETQLARIPGKGELAKAIRYALNRWKAFTLFLEDGRVAIDNNPAERAIRPVCVGRKNYLFAGSDTGGDNIADAMTLIESAKLSRLNPHDYLADVLARINEHKINRLHELLPWNWKPVNTLHRQAA; from the coding sequence ATGACGTCTGCACCTGCGGTCCTGCCTGATGATCCGGATACCCTGAGGGAAATGATTGTTTCCCTGCAGACCGAAGTGGCTCGGCTTTCTGCGTCAGCCCGTGCGTATGAAGCTCTTGTCCAGTCTCTCAAAATCCGGATCGCACGTCTTCAGAAACAGAAATTCGGGGCCAGTTCAGAAAAGATAGACCGTGAGATTGAACAACTCGAACTGCTCCTTGAAGATGTAAAAATCGCCATCGCGGCAGCCGATCCTTCTCCTGATATCAGGGAGCATGATGTCAGCGATGATGCACTCTCTCCCCCACGGCAGCGTGGCAAACCAAAGGTTTCTGACACGACACCACGGGAGCGTATTGTTCTCGACCCAGGTGAGGCCTGTCCTGCCTGTGGCGGTCCCCTGCGTCTTGTAGGCGAAGATGTCACCGAAATACTGGACTTTATTGCGGCAAAACTGAAAGTTGTCGAAACGGCACGGCTGAAGAAATCCTGCCGTCACTGCGAAACACTGGTGCAGCCTGAAGCACCGTCGCGCCCTGTCCCACGGGGGATGGCTGGCACCGGGCTTTTAGCCCATATCCTGGTCTCGAAATTCGATGACCACATTCCGCTTTATCGTCAGAATGAGATCTTTGCCCGTCAGGGTGTGGACATTCCCCGTTCAACCCTGATCGACTGGTGTGGTCAGGCCGTTGCCGTTCTGCGTCCTCTGACAGATCTGATCCGTCAGGATGTCGTAAAGGCAGACCTGCTACATGCTGATGATACACCCATCCAGGTTCTTGACCCCCGTCTGCGTCAGGCTGGCAAACCCCGGGGCGTGAAGGAAGGGCGGATCTGGAGCTATCTGCGCGATCCCCGCCCATGGGGAGGGAGTGATCCGCCCGCCGTGGCCTACTGGTTCTCTCCCGATCGCAAGGGGATCAATCCCCAGACCCATCTGGCACAGTTCCGGGGCATTCTGCAGGCTGACGCCTACGCCGGGTTCAGGGATCTGTATAAACCAGACGCAACAGGAACCGTGCACGTGCGCGAAGCGGCCTGCTGGGCTCATCTCCGCCGGGCCTTCCATGATGTCTGGAAGGGCAGTGATTCGACAATCGCAAGGGAAGCACTTGAACAGATCGGAGAGCTCTACGATATCGAGCGCCAGATCACCGGACACCCGGCCCCGTATCGTCTGGCTGTCCGACAGGAACAAAGCCGCCCCCGTGTCACAGCATTCCACGCATGGTGCGAAACACAGCTTGCCCGTATCCCTGGAAAGGGGGAACTGGCAAAAGCGATCCGTTATGCGCTCAACCGGTGGAAGGCCTTTACCCTGTTCCTCGAAGATGGTCGTGTCGCCATCGACAACAATCCTGCCGAACGCGCCATACGGCCCGTATGCGTGGGGCGAAAAAATTATCTCTTTGCCGGATCCGACACCGGGGGCGACAACATCGCTGATGCCATGACGCTTATCGAAAGCGCAAAACTCTCCCGGCTTAATCCGCACGATTACCTCGCCGACGTCCTGGCCCGTATCAACGAGCACAAGATCAACCGGCTCCACGAACTGTTGCCATGGAACTGGAAACCCGTGAATACACTGCACAGACAGGCCGCATAA
- the tnpA gene encoding IS66-like element accessory protein TnpA: protein MTQEILIGVERRRRWSDERKLAILAEVGVDGASVSDVARRHDLTRQHLYQWRTSFRQRLSSPDQSVAFVPVASVTTPAVASGGDPDELAIVLRNGRSIRVTGHPAEDLLARVIRIAETA from the coding sequence ATGACCCAGGAAATCCTGATTGGCGTTGAACGCCGCCGCCGCTGGTCGGATGAACGGAAGCTGGCGATACTGGCTGAAGTTGGTGTGGATGGAGCAAGTGTATCGGATGTGGCACGTCGACATGACCTGACCCGCCAACATCTTTACCAATGGCGGACGTCATTCCGTCAAAGACTATCTTCCCCAGATCAGTCTGTGGCGTTTGTTCCTGTTGCTTCAGTGACGACACCTGCTGTGGCATCTGGCGGTGATCCTGACGAACTGGCCATAGTGCTGCGCAATGGCCGTAGTATCAGGGTGACGGGACATCCTGCCGAAGATCTTCTGGCCCGGGTCATCCGGATTGCGGAGACGGCATGA